The sequence ACCTCCAGGCCCGCGCGGGCACGCACTTCATCACCGGCAACCACGAGTACTACTGGAACGCGAGCAAGTGGGCGGACGCGCTCACCGGCCTGGGCGTCACCGTGTTGCGCAACCGTCACGTGACGGTGGGTGACGCGGGCGGCGCGTTCGACGTGGTGGGCGTGGACGACTGGTCCATGCGCAACGGTCCCAAGGGCTACAACCTGGACGCCGCGCTCGCGGGCCGCGACCCCGGCCGCGCGGCGGTGCTGCTCGCGCACCAGCCCTCCAACTGGGACGTCGCCGCGAAGGCGGGCATGGGGCTGCAACTGTCCGGGCACACCCACGGCGGACAGTTCTTCCCATTCACCATCGCCGTCTCCACCATCTGGAAGCACGACGCCGGCCTCTTCCAAGAGGGTGAGAATTCCCTCTACGTCAGCCGTGGCACCGGCTTCTGGGGCCCGCCCCTGCGCGTCGCCGCGCCTTCGGAAATCGTTAAGGTGACGCTACTGGCAGTGTGAGGTGTAGATTTACCCGGAAATGGGCAAGGAACCAGCGAAGCGCGAAATCAAACAGGAGCGGGCCGCGCGAACGCGGGTCGAAATCCTGGAGGCCGCCATCACGTTGTTCGCCCGGCGAGGCTACCTGTCGACGACGATGTCGGACCTGGCGAAAGCCATCCGGATGACGCCCGGCGCCCTGTACTGGCACTTCCCCACCAAGGAAGACCTGCTGCTGGCGGCCATCGAAGAGCTGCACAACCGCTACCTGATGGAGTTCGCGCCGCTGCTCGCCGAGCGCCGCATCCTGTCCGGCCGGGAGCAGCTGGTGTTCGTGGTGTCGCGCACGTCGCAGTTCCTGCGCTACCACCGCGAGTACGGCATCTTCTTCGGGATGCTGTCCGCCGAGTCCGCGGACTCCAACGACCGCGTGGCGGAGGCCCTGCGCGAGAAGATCTCCCTCTACGTGGCGGTGCTGTCGGGGATGATCCGCTACGGCCAGAAGCGCAATGAGTTCCGCCAGGAGGTGGACCCGGTGCACATGGCCCACACGATGATGGGCGGATACCTGGGCATCCTGCTGCACCACAACCTGTACCGCGCCACCGTGAACTACGACCCGCTGATGGCGTCGTTGGACATGATCCTCTCCGGCGGCCTCCACGTGCGCGGCCCGCTGGGCTGACGCGCGGAAGACACCGGGCCGGGATGCCCGGAACGAAAGACGCCCGGTCCCCCACGCGAGGGGACCGGGCGTTTTCATTGACAGCGGGAGGCCGTGACTACGGCTTCTCGATGGGGCTCGACGCGTTCTGCGGCTGGCGCACCGTGCGGGGCACGAAGTCCGACGCGTTGTTGTCGGAGTCGTAGCCGTTGCCCGCCTGCTCATCCGCGCCGCCCACGCCCATGGTCGCGGCGGTGGACGACGCCCGGGCCTTGCGCTCGAGGCTGCCACCCTTGCCCGCGGGCGCGGGGGCCGCGGCGCCTTCCACCACGGTGCGGCCGGTGCCGAAGCCCACCGTGTCCACCACGCCCGTGAGGACCGTGGGGTCCAGCGTCACGTCCGCCGTGCCCAGGCGGACGTTGCCCGTGGAGCCGGAGATGTCCGTGTTGCCCCACGTATGGTCCGCGGGGACCGTCGGCGTGGAGGTGGCGAAGCCGGTCGACGCGACCAGGTAGTAGCCGTGGGCCTTGATGGTCGCGGCGGGCAGCGTGGCCAGCACCGTGAAGTTCGTCGTCGTGCTGGTGGTGCTCGCCGTGCGGTAGAGCAGCTTCCAGCCGGTGATGTTCACATCGAAGTTCGTCGGGTTGTAGAGCTCGATGTAGTCGTCCGCGTTCACGTCGACGCCCTGGCCGGCGATCTCACTGATGACGACGTGGCCCTGCTCCTCGGCCACGGTGACCTCCGCCTGCTTCGTCACGCCCTGGTAGGACGCGGTGAACTGGCCGGTGCCCGGCGTCTGCGTGGCGGTGAAGACGACGGTGGCGGTCGTCTGGCCCTCCGGCACCGTCACCGTGGAGGCCGGCAGCGAGCCCAGCCCCGCGTCCGAGAACGCCACGTCCACGACCGCGCCGCCCACGGGGGCCTTGCGGGTCAGCGTGAGGGTGAACGTCTGCGTCCCGCCCACCGTCACCGTCGCCGTGTCCGGCGTGATGCTGGCGAGCTTCGCGGGCGGAGGCAGCACGGTCAGCGACGCCGAGCGCGTGATGCCGTTGAGCGAGGCGGACACCGTGCCCGCCCCCTCCCCTTCCGCGTCGGCGGTGAACGTCACCGTCGCCGTCGTCTCACCCGCGGCCACCGTCACCGCCGTGGCGGACAGCGCGCCATAGGGCGTGGCCGGAGGGGCCAGCGCCAGCAGCACCTGCACGGGCTGCGTCGGCGCGGACTCCAGCGTCACCGTGAACACCTGGGCCGCGCCCGCGTTCACCGTGGCGGTGGACGGGGTGAGGGACAACAGCCGGGGCACGTCCCTGATGGTGTTCACCGTGGCGCTCAGCGCGCCCAGCGTCACCGTGCCGGAGCCGGTGCTGTCGTCGGCCACGGTCAGGTCGAAGGTGGCCGTCAGCGCGTCCGTCGTCACGTTCCGGGCCGTGATGGTGCCGAAGCCCGCGGGCGTCACCACCGGGTCCAGCGTGGTGCCCGCCGGCACCGGCCGGTCGAACGTCACCGTGAAGCGCGCGGTGCCGCCCGGCGCCACACCCGTCGTCGCCGGGGTGAGGTCCGTGGCGGAGGCCGCCTCGTTCTCGCCCAGCACGCGCAGCGTGGCCGTCTGGGTGGAAGCGCCCAGCGTCGCGGTGAGGGTCACCGAGTCCGCCGGCGCCTTCGCCTCCAGCGCCACCGTGGCGCTCGTCCGGCCGGCGGGGATGACCACCTTCCCGTCCTTCGCGGTCAGCGCCGCCGTGTCACTCGAGGAGATGTTCACCGTCACGTCCAGCGGGTAGCCGAACGCCAGCGTCACCGTCAGGGCCTGCGGGATGGCCTGGGTGCCGCCCACGCGCGCGAAGCCGCCGGACGTGAACGCCGTCAGCGCCGGGAGCGGCAGGGCCATGTCGGCTCCGTTCCGGGGCAGCAGCTTGTGGTCGTTGAAGTTGAACGTGAGCACGCCGCGCAGCGCGATGTACTCGGTGCCCAGCACCTGCGTGGGATAGGCGAAGGCCTGGTCATCCACCATCAGGCCCGAGGACGCCGGGTTGCCGGTCTTGTTCTCGTCCACGATGAACTCGCGGTTGGCGTTCTCCAGGCGGGTGTTGAAGACGTTGCGGACCTCCACCAGCGCGCCCTCCAGCGCCTTCGCCCGGGGACCATTGGTGCGGATGTCCTCCGTGCGCACCACCTCCGGGGCCGGCAGCGGGTTGCCCACGCTGTTCTTCGTCACCTTGGAATCAATCACCTCCAGCAGGCCGAAGTACTCCTTCAGCGTGCCCTCCACGCGGATGTTGTCCCCCACCGCCACGTCGGACTTGAGGCTGTACATATAGAGGCCGGAGTCATCCACGCCCTTGCCCGCCGGGTAGTGGGCCACCTGCACCCAGTAGCCGCGCTCGGACTTCGTCGCGTCCACCGCGGTCACCACCACGTCGTCCAGCAGCACCTTGGTGCCCACCAGGGACTGGTTGCCGAAGCGGGGCGTCGCCTTCACGTCGTAGATGGTGGCGGGGCACGCGGCGCCGCCGGGGTTGGGCACCGGGCATGCGTCGCACGCGTCACCCACGCCGTCGTTGTCCGAGTCCTTCTGGTCCACGTTGGCCACGAGCGGGCAGTTGTCACCGGGAGCGGCGATGCCGTCGTAGTCGAAGTCGGACGGGTCCTCGACGGAGCACGAGGCCGCGTCCGCCGGGCAGCCGTCGCACGCGTCGCCCTTGCCGTCCTTGTCCGTGTCCTTCTGGTCCGCGTTGCCCACGAACGGGCAGTTGTCGCGCCAGGTGGGCACGCCGTCGCGGTCGTCGTCGTCGCCGCGGAAGGCCTGGCACGCGGTGGTGCCGGCCTCCAGGGGGCACGGGTCGCACGCGTCACCCACGCCGTCGCCGTCCGTGTCCAGCTGCCGCCCGTTGTCCATGGGGCGCACGGGGTTGAAGATGGTGGGGCAGTTGTCGTTCGCGGCCGGGATGCCGTCCGCGTCCGCGTCCTCCGCGCTCGCCACGCCCGAGTAGACGGTGGAGCCGTTGACGGCGGCCACCGGGAAGCTGGTGTTCACCGCGCTGCGCGCGGGCTCGCAGGAGGGCTCGTTGGCGGGGGTGCCGCACGCGAACAGCGGGTAGAGGTTCCGGGTGTCCGAGGAGCCCTGGAACTCCGCCAGCGTCATCTTGATCTCCGACTTCAAGCACGCGGACTTCTGGGTGCCGCACACGTCCAGCGCGTCGCAGGTGTCCTCACCCTTGAGGCCGTCCACCAGCGCCTGGTCGCCGTAGAGCGGCTTGCCGCCGCGCACCGTCAGCACCACGTCCTGCGGATCCGCGGCGATGACCGCGCGGAACGGCGAGCCCGCGTTCGTGCCCAGGCGGAAGATGGCCAGGTCCGCCATCCGGCCCGGCGCGATGCGGCCCACGCGCTCGTAGATGTCCACCGCGTCCGCGGCGTTGGCCGTCACCATGCGCCACAGGTCCTCGTCCGTGAAGGTCCTGGCGTAGCGCGTGGTGTTGAGGTGATCCGCGCAGCGCAGCTCGCGCAGCAGGTTCATGGAGCCGGAGCGGATCCAGTCCGTGCCCAGGGAGATGGGCACGCCCAGCCGCTTGAAGGTCGTCACCATCGCCGTGTCGCCGTACAGCGAGACGTTGGTGCGCGGCGACCAGACGAGGCCCGTGCCGTGCGCCGCCATCTCCGAAATCTCCCGCGCGGTGAGGCCCACGCCGTGGATGACGGCCGAGCGCGGGAACAGCACGTTGCCCGCGCCCGTGGACAGGCAGCGGAACTCGTTGAGCGCCGTGACCGCGATGCCCTCCGCGATGTGCGGCAGGTACGCGGACGTGCGCGAGGTGATGGTCGCCGACGACGGGAACGAGGCGTAGGAGCAGCCCTCCGCCAGCGTGGTGCCGGTGCTGTCACCCAGCGGGAAGGTGTCCGAGTCCGCGTACGGCTCCGACAGGCCCTCCTGGTTCGCGATGCCCGCCGTGCCGCCCGTGTCCAGGTTGCGCAGGAGCCCGGGCTGCCCGCCCGCGCCCGCGATGGAGGTGGTGCCCGCCATCACCTGGCGCAGCTCCGACCAGCTGATGGCCGCCGCCTTGGAGTTGGACGGGTTGCTCAGCCGGGTGTGGTTGTTCTTGCCCTCGCGCCAGTCGTGGCGGTGCTCGTAGCGCTCCACGCTGGTGCTGGCCAGCGGCGCGCCCGGGAAGGTGATGTGGTCATGCGGGTTGATGAGGCCCGGGGAGATGACGCCCGTGGGGCACGTCACCACCGTGGCCTCCGCGGCGCCGGCCGCCTTCGAGCAGTCGCACTCGGAGCAGGTGATGACGCCCTGGGCGTCCACCAGCACCTGGCCGCCCGCCAGCACCTGGCCGTCCTTGAGCACGGTGCCGACGAAGAGCTTGCCCGCCGTGCCCGCCTTCGTCACCTCGCAGGTGGCGCCGTTCGCCAGCGGCGCGGGAGGCGTGGCCCAACACTGCACGGTCTGGGTGGGCGTGACGGTACAGTCCGCCTCGCACCCGTCGCCGCTCACCGTGTTGCCGTCGTCGCACGCCTCGGTGGGCGCCTGCTTGCCGTCGCCACACTTCGCCCCGGGCAGCGTGCAGTTCGCCTCGCACGCGTCGCCGCCGGTGGTGTTGCCGTCATCGCACTGCTCGGCGCCTTCCTTCTTTCCGTCACCGCAGACCGCCACGACCTCTGGATCATCGGATCCGCAGGCACTGCCCAACAACAGGACCGCGCCCAGGGCGGCCAGCAATAAACGGGAGCTGCGCATGAAGCCTCCTGCCCGAAGGCAGTGCCGTGAAGGAAGAGACGGTGTGACGTGAAAGCCCCCCGTGCCTCGCACGCGGCGTAGGACGTGGGTGCAACATTTCAGCGATACCTGACCCGTGAAGTCCACTTCGTGGGGCTCCAAGGGCCTTCCGTGTGGCGGGAGGTGTGGTAGGAGCACACCCAACGTGTGGGGGAGCAGGCGGATGACGCGTCCTGCCACGTTCTAGAGTGGGGGGGACATGATCACCCGGAATCCATCCAGCACCGTGTCGCGCTTCCTGGACGCGCACCTGCGCCGCGACGCACAGACGCGCGAGCTGTCAGTGGCGCGTTTCATGAGCATCCTGTCCGCCATCTGCGTGGTGGTGGCCGCGGCGCTCGGCCCCGCGATGGGCTGGGACCTGACGTTCGCGTTGATGGGGCTGTCGACGGTGCTGTCGGGCTACTACGCGTGCATGTGGTGGGTCTTGCGCTCCGGCGCGTTCCACCCGGCCATCCCGTGGCTCAACGTCTTCATTGAAGTGAGCATCCCGGCGGTGGTGCTCACGTTCGACCTGCGCTACCAGGGCCCCGTCTACGCGCTCACCGCGCCCACGCTGGTCATCTGGGGCACGCTGGTGACGCTGGCGGGCCTGCGCAGCAACCCGCGCCTGGGGCTGGCGGCGGGCGCGCTGGTGGCGGCGGAGTACCTGGCGCTCTACTTCGGCTTCGTGCGGCCGCTGTTGCCGGATCAGCCGCTGGTGACGCTGGCGCCGCTGTTCATCTGCGTGCGCGCGTTCTTCTTCGTGGCCACGGGCGCGCTGACGGCCACGCTGGCGCGGCACTTCCTGGAGCGCACGCGCAGCGCGCTGGCGGCGCTGCGCGAGCAGGAGGTCATGGGCAAGTACGTGCTGCACGAACGGCTGGGCGCGGGCGGCATGGCGGAGGTGTACCGGGCCACGTACTCGCCGGAGGGCGGCTTCGAGAAGCAGGTGGCGCTCAAGCGCATCCTGCCGTCGTACGCGGACGACGCGGCCTTCGTGACGATGTTCCGGCGCGAGGCGGAGCTGTGCTCGTCGCTCTACCACCCCAACATCGTCCAGGTGTTCGACCTGGGCCGCCACGGCGGCACCTACTTCCTGGCCATGGAGTACGTGGACGGCCTGCCCCTGAGCGCGCTGCTCAGGCCGCGCAACCGCCGGCCGCTGCCCGTGTCCGCCGCGACCTTCCTGGCCGCGGAGCTGGCGTCCGCGCTGGACTACCTGCACCGTCGCACCAGCGCGGACGGCGTCCCGCTGCGGCTGGTCCACCGCGACCTGAACCCGCCCAACATCCTGGTGTCGCGCATCGGCGAGGTGAAGCTGTCGGACTTCGGCATC comes from Corallococcus macrosporus and encodes:
- a CDS encoding amidohydrolase family protein, which codes for MRSSRLLLAALGAVLLLGSACGSDDPEVVAVCGDGKKEGAEQCDDGNTTGGDACEANCTLPGAKCGDGKQAPTEACDDGNTVSGDGCEADCTVTPTQTVQCWATPPAPLANGATCEVTKAGTAGKLFVGTVLKDGQVLAGGQVLVDAQGVITCSECDCSKAAGAAEATVVTCPTGVISPGLINPHDHITFPGAPLASTSVERYEHRHDWREGKNNHTRLSNPSNSKAAAISWSELRQVMAGTTSIAGAGGQPGLLRNLDTGGTAGIANQEGLSEPYADSDTFPLGDSTGTTLAEGCSYASFPSSATITSRTSAYLPHIAEGIAVTALNEFRCLSTGAGNVLFPRSAVIHGVGLTAREISEMAAHGTGLVWSPRTNVSLYGDTAMVTTFKRLGVPISLGTDWIRSGSMNLLRELRCADHLNTTRYARTFTDEDLWRMVTANAADAVDIYERVGRIAPGRMADLAIFRLGTNAGSPFRAVIAADPQDVVLTVRGGKPLYGDQALVDGLKGEDTCDALDVCGTQKSACLKSEIKMTLAEFQGSSDTRNLYPLFACGTPANEPSCEPARSAVNTSFPVAAVNGSTVYSGVASAEDADADGIPAANDNCPTIFNPVRPMDNGRQLDTDGDGVGDACDPCPLEAGTTACQAFRGDDDDRDGVPTWRDNCPFVGNADQKDTDKDGKGDACDGCPADAASCSVEDPSDFDYDGIAAPGDNCPLVANVDQKDSDNDGVGDACDACPVPNPGGAACPATIYDVKATPRFGNQSLVGTKVLLDDVVVTAVDATKSERGYWVQVAHYPAGKGVDDSGLYMYSLKSDVAVGDNIRVEGTLKEYFGLLEVIDSKVTKNSVGNPLPAPEVVRTEDIRTNGPRAKALEGALVEVRNVFNTRLENANREFIVDENKTGNPASSGLMVDDQAFAYPTQVLGTEYIALRGVLTFNFNDHKLLPRNGADMALPLPALTAFTSGGFARVGGTQAIPQALTVTLAFGYPLDVTVNISSSDTAALTAKDGKVVIPAGRTSATVALEAKAPADSVTLTATLGASTQTATLRVLGENEAASATDLTPATTGVAPGGTARFTVTFDRPVPAGTTLDPVVTPAGFGTITARNVTTDALTATFDLTVADDSTGSGTVTLGALSATVNTIRDVPRLLSLTPSTATVNAGAAQVFTVTLESAPTQPVQVLLALAPPATPYGALSATAVTVAAGETTATVTFTADAEGEGAGTVSASLNGITRSASLTVLPPPAKLASITPDTATVTVGGTQTFTLTLTRKAPVGGAVVDVAFSDAGLGSLPASTVTVPEGQTTATVVFTATQTPGTGQFTASYQGVTKQAEVTVAEEQGHVVISEIAGQGVDVNADDYIELYNPTNFDVNITGWKLLYRTASTTSTTTNFTVLATLPAATIKAHGYYLVASTGFATSTPTVPADHTWGNTDISGSTGNVRLGTADVTLDPTVLTGVVDTVGFGTGRTVVEGAAAPAPAGKGGSLERKARASSTAATMGVGGADEQAGNGYDSDNNASDFVPRTVRQPQNASSPIEKP
- a CDS encoding TetR/AcrR family transcriptional regulator; the protein is MGKEPAKREIKQERAARTRVEILEAAITLFARRGYLSTTMSDLAKAIRMTPGALYWHFPTKEDLLLAAIEELHNRYLMEFAPLLAERRILSGREQLVFVVSRTSQFLRYHREYGIFFGMLSAESADSNDRVAEALREKISLYVAVLSGMIRYGQKRNEFRQEVDPVHMAHTMMGGYLGILLHHNLYRATVNYDPLMASLDMILSGGLHVRGPLG
- a CDS encoding serine/threonine-protein kinase yields the protein MITRNPSSTVSRFLDAHLRRDAQTRELSVARFMSILSAICVVVAAALGPAMGWDLTFALMGLSTVLSGYYACMWWVLRSGAFHPAIPWLNVFIEVSIPAVVLTFDLRYQGPVYALTAPTLVIWGTLVTLAGLRSNPRLGLAAGALVAAEYLALYFGFVRPLLPDQPLVTLAPLFICVRAFFFVATGALTATLARHFLERTRSALAALREQEVMGKYVLHERLGAGGMAEVYRATYSPEGGFEKQVALKRILPSYADDAAFVTMFRREAELCSSLYHPNIVQVFDLGRHGGTYFLAMEYVDGLPLSALLRPRNRRPLPVSAATFLAAELASALDYLHRRTSADGVPLRLVHRDLNPPNILVSRIGEVKLSDFGIARDAVRANLTVAGSVRGKLGYMAPEQAMGKDIDGRADLFALGLTLHEALTGRRALSGHSEEVLLRAAVDQEVVPPSQLNPAVPLALDLIVMQLLQKDPARRTPDGATLRQQLLALDGPAAPFPHGQAELARVAREAKTLAEQLNVDTVETVAVDKPAVVRSA